The stretch of DNA TACAGATTCAGCAGTagctgcctctcctcttccttccccacaaCAGTTTTCCAGAGCAGCTTCCAGTGTCTGAAGCAGCCAGGGATGGGGGTGGACAGCAATAGCTCCTCTGGGAGCTTCATTCTGATGGGGTTATCTGAGCATCCTGAGCTGGAGAGGGTCTTTTCTGTAGCCATCCTCTTCTCCTACTTGTTGACCCTGGTTGGGAATTCAACCATCATCCTGCTTTCCCGTCTTGACGCCCggctccacacacccatgtacttcttcctcagcaaCCTCTCTTCCCTGGACCTGGCCTTTACAACCAGTTCAGTCCCCCAAATGCTGAAAAATCTATGGGGGCCAGACAAGACCATCAGCTATGGTGGATGTGTAACTCAGCTCTATGTTTTCTTTTGGCTGGGGGCCACAGAGGCCATACTGCTCGCCATCATGGCATTTGACCGATTTGTGGCAGTTTGCTGGCCCCTGCACTACATGACTATCATGAATCCACGgctctgctggctgctggctgctatCAGCTGGCTGGGTGGCTTAGGCAACTCAGTCATTCAGTCAACTTTCACGCTGCAGCTCCCATTTTGTGGACACCGGAAGGTGGACCACTTCCTGTGTGAGGTGCCCGCCATGATTAAATTGGCCTGTGGAGACACAAGTCTCAATGAGGCTGTGCTCAATGGTGTCTGTACTTTCTTCACTGCCATCCCACTGAGCGTCATCCTGACCTCCTACTGCTTCATTGCTCAGGCAGTGATGAAGATCCGCTCTGTGGAGGGACGACGGAAGGCCTTCAATACATGCCTCTCTCATTTGGTAGTGGTCTTCGTCTTCTATGACTCAGCTATCTATGGGTATCTGCTTCCACCTAAGAGCAGTAATCAGGATCAAGGgaaattcatttctctcttctactGTGTGGTTGCACCCATGTTAAATCCCCTCATCTATActctgagaaacaaagaagtgAAGGGGGCACTGGGAAGGTtgctgaggaaaggaagagaagccagATGAGGAGAGAGCCATCTTCTTTATTCCATACTGCTTGCTTTCCCTGCATTCCTTATTTGAAGCTTTGTCCTCAGTGAAGTCAAGGCATGTTCCTGACAGACTACACTTTAGGAAGATGGTTAGTCTCATTGAGACATTCTGTTTATTTACCACAGACAGCAGGGTACATATGGACTCTTACTGGTCAAAAGGTTATTGCCCTAACACAGACctgtttctctgtcctttctctaatATCCACGTTACTGAATTTTTTACATTCTAAGGAAAAAAGCATGAAGTTTACTGTATTCCCATGAATTCAGGTTCTGCTTTATCAACTTCAGATGAAAATAGAATTCATCTTATATCTTAGCCATCCATCATCTTGGTCCAATTGTCTGTCTAGTCTCAAACTACAGGCTAACTgttcttcctcttcattctgtCACCTGATTAACCCCTTCGGTGTGTGCACATAAAATTTGCCTTCTACCTAAtgtaataattaatgaaaaaccTTCGGCAAAACTACTTGCCTTTCAATGCCAGCCCCATGTACCTTGATTTGGCTTCATTTAAATCATTCCAGCTAACAGCCAAAGCATCAGGTTTGCTACCCATCTGCTcagtgaaggtcagaaaagcaaaacagccagcaaactaatgtggctactgggattaaaggtgtgtgttactactgcctggtctgtaaggctgacagGTGTGGctattttattctctgaacttcaggcaaaattttttataaaaatacaaatgaaatgccactacaccagAAGACGTGGTTTGAGTCTCAGCATCCACACGGTGGCTCGCAACTGTCTTCAACCCCTGTctcaggggattcaatgccttcttctgaccttcaaaggCACTAGGCAGAGATGTGGTGCAGAGACAAAAGTGCGGACAAAACACCCGAGtacataaaatgtaattaattaaataaaaaagaaattctcagcTGAGTGATTTTTAGGATACACTTTTAATACTAAtagttgggaggcagatgcaggtgaatctctggggtcaaggccagtctggtgtacagagccagttacaggacagctatggttgcatagagaaatcctgtcttgaaaaaccaaaagaaatcgAGCAATCCttcctgaaaaaagaaattattataagaaaataaaatgattgcaGGTGTGTCTACAGTTCAGTGACATAACAGAACACTTGTCTGGAATACATGAGGTTTGGGgtcatgcaaatcaaaacaactctgagataccatctaaTACCTAGatgaatagctaagatcaaaaacaccaatgatagcttatgctgaagaggatgtggagtaaggggaacactcatccattgctggtgggaatgcaaacttgtgcaaccactttggaaatcagtatggcggtttttcagaaaattgagactagtttagtcctatgcttGCTCCTTCACAGTccggctagagttggtgagctcccattagcttaggtaaactctttcagtgggtgaacccatcatggtcttaacctccttactcatattctcactcctcctactctttaACTGgtctttgggaactcagtccagtgctccactgcagatctctgcctctgtttcaatcagttgctggatgaaggttctatggttataTTTGAgactaaactagtccctctgaatgtggttgacagtcgcatggctggggcagactggggaGCCACtcgcagtggtaccaggatttattcctactgcatatagtggctttttgggaacctattctcttagatgataccttgctcagcctagatatagtatgaGGGTCCtgggaccttccccaaagcaatgagcCTTACACTCTCTTAGGATTGGATGGGTATTGGgtaggagggtatgtggagggaaagggaggagggaagggatgggaacttaaagacagtttgttttctttttaaaaaaaaaaaaataaaaacctaaacctttcaaaagaaaatgattgcaGCTGTGTATTCAGCTCAGTGATATAATAGGACACTTGACTGGAATACATAAGGCTTTAGGTCCAATCCCTAGTtctacaataaataaacaaacaaataaacaaataaatatgtggCTGTCTTGATGGCAAGTGTTTGATTGGCAGATGTCAAACCCATCCAACACAGCCTCAGTAGCAGTAGACAGGAACAGACCCCAACAACTGTCGGGTGGGGTGAGCTGGTGGAGAGTTATAAACACTACTCCAGCAGCCCCTGAAGATCCTGCAGCAGCTCCAACTTCAGCACCACCATGTTGGGGAGTATTAGTTTAAGgagtgttgcttttgtttgtgagccatttgtttaactctgtgaagctgtgattctttccctgtctaaaacacctgatggtctaatgaagagttgaatggccaatggcaaggcaggagcaaggatgggggggggggctggcaggcagagagtataaatagaaggaaaaaatgaggaccaaggagagaaagacactgggggccagccacccatccagccacccatccagccacccatccagccacccatccagccacccatccagccacagagtaagagtgaaagtaagatacacagaagtaaaaaaaggaaaaagcccagaggcaacaGGCAgtcagaataatttttaaaaatctgacaagaaacaagccaagcttgGCATTCATAACAAAAAAATAAGCCCCCTTGTGTGATTTAATTGGGAGATGGATCATGggccccccaaaaagccaaaagagcaaaaatattGCACTACATCACCATTGCCAGACAGAGTGGGGCAGCCTACTTAGGTTGGCCTTTAGATGACCCCACCCAGGAATATCATATCCCTCCCTGCTCGGGAGGAGCACCTTTCCGAGCCACAGGGTCCCTGGAGCAGCCCTGACTTAGCAGAGTCTCCCAGAATAAAGCTGCAGCTGTCTGTGGTGACAGAGGGACAATTTCTAGGCTGTAATGAAGTCTTCTCTGTGCAGCAGAAGTTCCCACGGACTACCCACGACCGGATTGGAGGTTTCTGAACATCTGTGAGGTATGCTGTCAGGACAGGTGTGTActgacaggacaggacaggacaggacaggacaggacaggacaggacaggacaggacaggacaggacaggacgaCGGCAAGTGAGAGCTGTTTGAGTGACAGCTGCCTTACCTTTTCATTTCACGAGGTCCCATCTGTCGGTAATGTATTTCCTGAGCAGTTGAAGCGCTCAAAGAGCATAGCCCTGTGCCTACATCACTGCAGGATTTCCCTTCCCTCTAGCCTGTCGNNNNNNNNNNNNNNNNNNNNNNNNNNNNNNNNNNNNNNNNNNNNNNNNNNNNNNNNNNNNNNNNNNNNNNNNNNNNNNNNNNNNNNNNNNNNNNNNNNNNNNNNNNNNNNNNNNNNNNNNNNNNNNNNNNNNNNNNNNNNNNNNNNNNNNNNNNNNNNNNNNNNNNNNNNNNNNNNNNNNNNNNNNNNNNNNNNNNNNNNNNNNNNNNNNNNNNNNNNNNNNNNNTCCCTTCCCTCTAGCCTGTCGGTAATGTATTTCCTGAGCAGTTGAAGCGCTCAAAGAGCATAGCCCTGTGCCTACATCACTGCAGGATTTCCCTTTCCTCTAGCATTTTCAGTTTCAGTTCTTCTGTTAAGGTCTTTAGTCCATTTAGAGTTGAATTTTCTGCAAGGTCGGGGCTTATTCTCATTCTTCTACCTCTGAATTCAGGATTTACTTAGCAACCACACAAGCCATTACAATTAAGTAAATAAGTCTAAGGCTGTCTAGAAATATATCCAATCAAATTGCTTCCTGGAAAAAGATATAAAAGCATAGAAACCTGGAACTGTTGTCTCtctatacaatggaatattatgtGAGGACAGTACATCCAGACAGAACAGGAACCAGGTACAGGTACAGGTTTTAAGGGTGGTGAGAATGTCTAATAACTAGATAGAGTGGCCATCCAGCACTGTAAATAACAGTGGAATTGCTCACTTTATATCGCTTACTTTTATGTTGTgtgaaattttacttaaaattttctgtGTTCCTGTGCACCTGTGCATGCTTCGGTAGGCCAAAGGTCAGCTGTGGAGGGCATTTCTCAGGAGCTGCTCACCTTGTGTCACCCTCATCCTTGTGACCCTGCCGTTCCCTCTGCAAaggtaagaattatttttaaataattcagtaGTGGACATCTtgattaggtttttgtttgttacttgctttttaaagatttctggttgtttttgttttgtttttccaagacagagtctcactgtgtagctctggttgttcaGGAACTTAcaggcagaccaggctggccttgaactcacagagatcagcctgattcttcctcctgagtcctgagattacaggcgaAGACCACTATGCCTGTCAgctctttaaactttttaaagatttattattttgaattattcgtatgtgtgtgcttgtatgagAGTATGTACACGTGGGTGCAGGCTAGAGGTGTTGTTGCAGCTCCGAATACAACTCAAATCCTCTAGAATAAAACAGCAAACTAATACAACCCAAATCCTCTAGAATAAAGCAGCAaacacttaaccactgagatgtCTCTCCAGGCCTcttgcatttttgtttcttgtctgggcttttttaaat from Microtus ochrogaster isolate Prairie Vole_2 chromosome 7, MicOch1.0, whole genome shotgun sequence encodes:
- the LOC101982942 gene encoding olfactory receptor 15-like; protein product: MGVDSNSSSGSFILMGLSEHPELERVFSVAILFSYLLTLVGNSTIILLSRLDARLHTPMYFFLSNLSSLDLAFTTSSVPQMLKNLWGPDKTISYGGCVTQLYVFFWLGATEAILLAIMAFDRFVAVCWPLHYMTIMNPRLCWLLAAISWLGGLGNSVIQSTFTLQLPFCGHRKVDHFLCEVPAMIKLACGDTSLNEAVLNGVCTFFTAIPLSVILTSYCFIAQAVMKIRSVEGRRKAFNTCLSHLVVVFVFYDSAIYGYLLPPKSSNQDQGKFISLFYCVVAPMLNPLIYTLRNKEVKGALGRLLRKGREAR